The following DNA comes from Henckelia pumila isolate YLH828 unplaced genomic scaffold, ASM3356847v2 CTG_461:::fragment_3, whole genome shotgun sequence.
tttttaatattggtattggttataataattttttaatttaagagaTTGTGGTCCATTACTATCGGAATATTCAATATTTACTAGAAAATGCTCAGTGTGTGTGGTGAGACTAAATCACATTTCGATATCACAATTCGTTGACTTTTcctaataacatgcattaactagtaaaatttgtttgtttttttatgtaaaatttgTTTCAAGTAAACTTACAATTTCCCACTAAAGAAATTGCAAAAAGTTTTGTCATTTAGCTTCCATGACCGTTTAATCAAAATTTTCCGATAATAATTGAAAATTTCGAAATAAATGAACTAAAATaaccaaaatttattgtaatcaagaacacaaaaaaaaaaggaaaataattggaaaaaaaataaataaattgacgggaaaagaaaaaattaatttccacGATCATAATTATTCCTATGCTGCCTGCTGCTTCAGTATACGGGACAATTGAGAACAGCTGTACATTCACAAAAAGACAATCTGGGTTTTGTCGGACTGAATGatattttttccattttttttttaatatatacataCTTGTGGTCCCATAATTCACCGCCAATATTGCTTTTAATACACACATGTAtcattatgtatatatatatctatattttatatgaaaatTTGGGAATTTCAAATGCTGATTTTTACGGCACATTGCATGTTACTTCGAGATTAAGAGTTCCTTTTTTAgtaattttcatatatatatagttgCGATCTCTTGCTCAATTTTCCCAACAAACAAAATTCTTTTGGATTAAAATACAGTAGCAATGAGTAAATGATATTATTTGATAAATGAtagataatattattaataccGACTAATCTTATGTTTAATTACAAAATTGAAAatcattataaatttttaagcTCATTAATAATAAGATTTacaaatgatttttaattttaaattttacaaaGGAGTATAAATCTGTAcatgatgaaaataaaaaaaaaaatcaatcttaAATTTAATCTATCAAACTAaacatgttattatttttttataaccaGTTCATATGCTgtcaaattatattaataatcacATTTTAATCTATCTTTGCACAATCTCATCTTTCAAGATAAACGTTACGCAGCCTTATATTATACAGAAAATATTCTCACAAATCATTTTTAtgaaacaaatattttattcgACCAAAACTCATTAAAATTACTTTCTATATCAAATTGTTATTTTTCATTATAAAGACTGAGCAAATCGAGATATCTCCGAGTATATATCTATGAGCATATGTGTGAGACTATTTTATGACATGAAACTTATTCATCGTGCTATATATTTCAATAGTtgcttatattatattatagaaATTTTCAATTGTTTAACCATGTTTTTTCACTTCATTCGTGACAATTAAAATTCGATACAGGGTTTTAGTGatgtaaaaacaaaacaaaaaatcaaGTCGCGGACGAAACAAAAAAACATGGTTTGGGTAGctgaaaattaatttattatattatatttatatatatagatataagaGGTCCCAAACCCTTCTTTTTCCATTCGAAAAAGGAAACTCttgcttcttttttttctttcattcatTTGGGTGGTTACGTTGACCACCAAAATCTTTCCTTTCTTGAACCCAAAATCTGCTCAgaagttgcttcacaaatccaAGATTCTCCGTTAATGGACAACAATCAAACGCCACAAGACCTCACGGAGGAAGAAGCTGCGGTGCTCCATCCAGTAATCAGCGCCTACCACACGTTCGACGAAATTCCCAACACATGCACTTCTCTCGTTACGCAGCGCATTGACGCGCCGGCAGATTCGGTGTGGCCCTTTGTACGTAGCTTCGACAAACCGCAGCGCTACAAGCACTTCATCAAGAGCTGCCGCCTCATTGGCGATGGAGGGGTCGGCAGCATACGCGAAGTGACGGTGGTTTCGGGCATCCCCGCGTCTACAAGCACCGAAAGACTCGAAATTCTTGACGACGAGAAGCATATACTGAGCTTCCGCGTTGTGGGTGGTGAGCATCGCTTGAATAATTACCGATCTGTCACTTCCGTTAATGAATTCAAGAAAGGTGGGAAAGTTTACACCATTGTCCTGGAATCTTACATTGTGGACATACCGGATGGGAATTCTGCCGAGGATACAAAGATGTTTACTGATACTGTCGTGAAACTCAATCTTCAGAGGCTTGGAGTTGTGGCAATGTCGTCGCATGGAAATGAATGAAGTTTCTTGGAGTGAAATGGGATTCATCTTTTCAAGAATTGGTCAGATTTTGAGCCCAAGTTATCAGACTTGAAGGTATAATCATAATATTagtgatataataataataatgatgatcATATATAATAATAGTAATGGTGCTGCAAGAATGGTGGTGGTGCTATTTCTGTAATTTCCTCGTTTTCAAGATTGGTTTTTTAGTGGCTGAAAGTGGGATCTTTTTTGTGATTCACAAGCTGGAATTGTCCTTTCTTTAATTGTTGTTGGAATTATGAAATGCTTTGGTGATTAAGTTTTTCTGTTTTTTCCTCATtttgttcttgttttttttttttggtctttCTCGGAGCGGAGGAGGATGAATTTCtatttttggttttattgtgGGCATTCAATGTTTTATTACTATATATGATTATTCCTGCTTGAGAATCTTGGATTAATTCTAGACCTTTCCTCTTTTTGCTATGTCCTATTGGCTATTGGGAATGAATATGTTTTCATATCATGGAAAAAGGTGAAGGTCTAGAAGATTGTATATTGTAAAAAACAGTGTCAAGTCCTCAAGTCCTTGTGGTGTCTGTTTGTCTTTATTGGGAAAAAGATTGATTGCTTAAAAGAATGCAATTGATTCGctaaattctaaattttattAGGAATTCACACCTCATCATAGAAAATATATGGACTGTGAATTTAAATGGTTGATTATTCTTTAACAAAAATGGGTTGATTATTAAACTAGTTTAACGAAAAAGTTATCATTGTTATTACAAATTAATCGTATGAtgtattttattaattgttatgCAACTAGTGCATAGGTGCGTGATGTCATTTGCGGCAAGTATATTTAAGTTATatatgatcataaaattatgaTAGTTCACTTTTTGTATGTGGTTTACGTATATAATCAAATTCCGAACAAAAAACTCCATGAAGgtgtgaaatttatttttttaaaaaaataacaagaaaaaaaatggaagGAGAACATTGTCTAATTTTAATGTTAACGTGATTAATGGAAGTTAAATACTATTAGAAAATAATCTGATTAGCTGTTATTACATATTTGAaagagattttttttatatatatatatttttctcatCTTCTTGCTGTGATATTTTGGTTCGAGATTAGACTAGATCAAGAACTATTAACCAATATATACTCATACTATATTATATTACACAACATCAAAATATAGTATGATACAGTAGACAAGGTACAAATCATCACATGGTCGttcataaattaaataacattGTCAAACCCAAGCATAAACTCTCAAAACATGTGCCTCCACACAAGCCAAATATATATACTTGGTGTAGGTGTGATTTATGGTTCAAAATTATCCTCAATAAACGACAAACGTCAAACGTTTTAAATATTCTAGACCAACGAACATGATTTACAGAGCTTGAAACgcctcaaaatccaaagataAATGAAATTGAACCATGTGAAAGTATTTTATTAACCATTATGAACCATGTTCTACCATTTTAGATGCAAAAATAGATATGGCGAAagttaatattttcaaacaaaatgaaattgaaagcctctctctctctctctctctctctatatatatatatatatatatatatatatatatatatatatatatatatctctctctatatatatatatatatatgtgtgtgtgtgtgtgtgtgtgtggtgaAAAGTTGTGAAATGACACGAAAAAGTTGAGATTTAACTTTAAAGAAATATATCACATTCACATATATCACGGAGTAAGAGTGGGATTTGTGCGGAGTCGCGCCTATTGTTTTTAACTTCGACCAATTTAAACCCTGAAGGGCAAGGGTTCGTGCCAGGTTCTTGCAGGGTCATCTCTAAGTGTTGCGGCACCAATGCAACTTCCACGCTAGTGTTTGTCGTCCAAGAGCACAAAAATTAGCGTATCGTGCCGGTGTTTGTGCAAGGTCCGTGCACACAAACCACAATATATCAACAGGCGGATGTCACATGGGATCTGTGATACCTCAGTGCACATCAAGATTtaaatttgtttgttttttcaaaatattttcagaaaGTAGACCAAAATATAACATGAACCACAAATGATAATGGCACTACAATTCTAGTAATTGTAACTGATTTCATGCTTCAGCCATGTCATCATCAGAAGTACCACAAGTAAAGTCATCACCTGCGGGAAAACTTCCTGGACTGTTGCCATGCTTGGCATACTTGGGTTGTGGATCGCTTACATCACTAAAAAATGCCTCTTTGCGTTTTTTACTGCTTTCAGCCACCACATTTGCGAAGCTATGAGCAGTGCCCCAGGGATCAACACCAACTCCTCGACCTTCATTGACATCAACATCCTCAGAAGTTGATACATCATCGATTTCTAGACCGTTGTTCACATCAACAGCATCACCAATTTCTTGACCCTCGTTGACATCAATAGCATAGGATGGGAGGTTGATAAAATTAGGTGCAAAGTTGATTCTTGGCTCGAACATTGATTTGTTGGCAAGAACCAATGACTCTTCATCAAATATTCTGATACCATATCCTTCAAGAATCAATAGCCACTCTACAATCAAGATCAGTCACAGTTACAACACTTGTACAAAAGCAAGAAAATAAATGGGGTTGAAATGAGACAAAGCATGTTAGTGTAATAGTGTGGATAGGAGTCGTCGTAATAAATTATCTGAGTCTCTACCGTGATTCTGCAGCTTTCTATAAAAATGTGATTTGTAAAACTAGGAAATACGAGTGTACAAAACACAGTCCAGGTATACCAGCAACTCACCGATGAGAACTTTAGGATGCTGGATGTGAAGCCTATTGACTGGGTCCTCAATTCCAGCTTGAAGTTTCGCCCACTTAATTATTTCGGTAACTATTTGAGATTCGCCAAAAGcattaatatatgatattacaGTGGCGAAGTCATTTGCAGACCTAATCAACAAATTGCATGGAATTActttttgagttttgagatattATATATGAACTCTTTAAAAACTTATCCCATACAAAGCAAATCGAAACGCTTTGTCAGCAACTAACAGCCATAACAGAGCCAACTTTTTGGGTTGGTTGTCCGGTGAGTGACTCCATCttccaaaataaaatgaatagtCGATCAATACCACAGCATCATATAGCACTTTCCGTAGAAGAATCTCATCTGTAGAGCACTGCAACAATCCTCAAGTTCAGTTTTGTGAGCATAAAAAAACTCGAGATTTTTACAAATTATTCTCTAGCATGACACCAAATTAGAATCATGAAAAAGTTCCATTATAATAAATGATTTCCAGAAACTACAATATGCAAGATCCtccgaaatttttttatttatagatGAAATAAATAATGACCAGTAACATGATTTGTCTTTTTACAAAAAGTAGCAGAGGGACGTACCAATAAGGTTTTAACAGGCAAACATGGCTCCAACAGCGTTTTGAAGAGTATATCTGTCAAGGAGCACACCATTCTTTAAGGATACTAGGTGAAAACTCTAAAACTAAGTACAAACATGGGATTTCGTTTAGGACAGGTCGAGACAATTTTCAATTTCCTAGAATGGATAGGAGCATCATATAAGCAAAACAAGAGGAGGAAAGAGAAACATTAAAACCCAAATCAAATTTTCACCTCAAAACCACCACATATATGAACTGGCAGACGAAAATGTTCacctaaataaattagaagatAAATCAAGTGAAGGATGTCATGACAGCTTTGGACCGATTACTGGTGTAGAAGAAAGTTATCCCTCTGAGTTATCATCGAACCAAATCCTTTAATTTAGCCACATGTGAATCACTAAACCTTGGAGAAATGATGAAGCTGTTTCTAGGTAAAGTGTTTATTTCAGGCTATGTCATTGTTATGTTACTAATCTACTGTTAACCGAAAACCACACATTGTGGCTTTCTCATGAGATCTTCAATCTCTTCTCTTTACACAGGCATCCTCTGATAGGCACTTTCTTTGAGGTAATGATGCATTACTAGATGAAGATCGAGTCCACAATCATGAGCTCCCGTTATTGCACAAAGAAAAAATGCATTAGGTATTGAAAGTGAAAGTTGAAGCACGAGGTGTTTCTTTACCACTTCATTGATGCACTTGTTTCAACCCCAATGaactttttttattaaaaatctaCCAGTTTCAGTGGCAGTCTTTTCCTCAAACAGTCTGAAGAATGTGTACAAAGTGCTTCCACTTCTATCATGTGAAAGATGTTTCTATTGAATCTTACTCATTATAGTTGTTCCAATGTGAAATAGAAATTAAGCATAATACATGATGCACATCCTGATAAAGCCAAAAACACCAGAGCTAAATAGCAAGAGTACATGCCAACCATTTAAACCTTTATAAATTAGGAAACTTGAAGTTGGCACCTAGAACCACAGTTGTCAAAACTCAAAAGCGCAGGGCGTTTTTCAAAGCGCTCAAGTGTGCGGCGCCTTTAAGCGCAAAGCGAAGCGCATGctttaacaaataaaataaactaaaaaataaaaataaattcaattttttataataaaaaaaaatatgaaacatAAGATATCAATATTGAAATCATCATTATCTTCATCTTTCAGATATCAAATATTGTGAGGGTAAAGGGCGAAGACAATGGGGGGAAAGGTGACGCAACGTTGGGGATTTTGTGCTCTTTTTTATGGTACACAGGAGAAATCGCACTTTAAGAGGCAGTTTCACCTCTATTGGAATTCTCTTTTGAAAAAAAGTTTGTTTTTCTCCGAGGCGCAAAAAAGCACTAGAAGTACAGGCAATGCGCTTCGCTGTGCTTTGCACTTAAAGTGCACACTTCTTCCGCTTTTGACAGCTATGCCTGGAACATTGATTTAACAGCAAAATGCCTGACATTCTCACCAAtaacttaaaaaaattgaaaactgTCTGGATAGCTAAGCTTAGCAATTCTCAAGCACATCCTTAGGGGTAAAGTTTCATTCATGACAACCCCAGCCGCTCAATAAAATGTTCCCCGACATTATTCAACCCCTCATTTTCTCCATGCAGATATTGTGAGCAACAAATGATAAAATAACAAGTAAGTTTTTCACAACATTCCCAATCTCTTCCAAAAAGAGTGTATTCCTCTCTGAAAAATTAAGCTAAAcgatataaaaaataaagaatggGGGCAATCAAAGTAATTTTCTCTACCACGCCGCAGTTATGTGAACATTTTCTTATTACATGCAATAAATTCTTAACAAGTGAAAGTCTCTTCTGAGGCTTTAAATTCTTGAAACGGGAATTGTGAAAGGAAATTGCAGCATAAAACCATAAAATCTCAAGAAGTGGATCTTTCAAGTCCTGTACTGATTTCTGGTATAGAAGACGTAAAGACGAGAAATCCAAAACCATTTTAGGGGTTCAAACATGAAGTAACTGATTGAACATTACTCATGCTATGAcctactatatcccaagtcttccAGTTGTCAGGCTTATGTTCTACGTGCAGCATTCAGATCAAATGTCTATATGAAATGATAATCCATGCTTCAACTTATTCCTTAATCATATGAAAAATGAATCTTTCCACGAGCTTTCTCAAACTGTGTAGCCTAGTTTGCATTATAAGCAGCCTTTCATTGCCAGATATTTTCTCCCAGGAAATGATAATAATTTCCATTACTGCTCAATATTGTATTCAGAACACTGAAATTTTACCTAGATGACGACTTTCATTACACTAATGATACTTGCATATCATCGTCCTAGTTCAATCTTGACCAGCAAggttaatttttttatggattTCGCCGGTTCCTTTTCAATATAGAGGACTAATCAAAgcaaattagcataaaaactaGGTTCCGTTACTTAAAACCAGACCCTTTATTCTTTTGCAAGACACTGAACAATTTGAATCCGCTACTAATTATCTTGACAAAACAAATCCAAAGTGAATGAAAAATAGTGTAATGTTGCCAGAACATAGAATTGCTTCGAATTGGTATAGAGTTTGAGGATTATAGAAGTTTTATAAGCGCTTTAATCATACAAgattattaaattttagtttATACTTTGATTACAAATGTGATACGAAGTTAATGAAAGCTCACCTACAAAGAAGCAGTTACGTAATGCCTTGATCATGCAAACAGCATTATTTTTTGTCTCTTTAAGAAAATCTTCTTTACTCTGGCCCGAACCAAAATTCAGACACAGCTTCAGCAAAAAAACTTCACATACAACTATCCCTACAAACTCCTGCATCCCGTGCCTCGAATTCACCCCCTTCCAAATGCGATCACTCAAAACAGGAAAAAACACGGTCAAATTTTCCCCGATGCTACGACTCCCACCGCCTCGATCAGCAGTCCATACACGAACCAGATCCTCAAAACACACTGTCATGTTTTCAAATTCCACGACCCCTTTCCCACAGTCATGAATTCCAGCAAACAACATGATATGATCAGTAATACTCTCCAACAATTTATGGACTTCATGTTTCACACTTAGTTCGTTTTTCCCACAATCGTACAAGACATTGTACAACTCGTATACAACGGGAGCAAGCAGCACGATCTTTTTCGACGTGCTACTCAAATTAGAACACGAAATATACAAATTCAACAAGTCCTTGACTATGAGGACTCGAGTGGAAGGGTCCTTCTTTTGGGAGCTGGACTTCGCGGCGTGAAACGTTACCGCAGAGTAGAACCATGTGATTTCGACAGGTGGATCGAGCATCGTCTGTATTAAACGGAAGAAAATCGTCTCGAAAAACGAGAAATCGGAGCTCCCATTTTTGTGCAGTTGAAGGAAGTGCTTGATCGATTCCTTCAACATAAGTTCCTGATTCTGCATAGCTGAATTCATCGGCTTCGGGGCCAAAAAAATGGCGGAAATGGCAGGAAACTCGTGGATTGAGGCTTGAATTTGCCTCGTTTCAAGGGTTCTTCGCACTGGAAGCTGGGGGTTTTAGGCTTCAATTCAGTTTAATGCCCTAATATGGACCTATATCAAATATTGGGGCTTTGTAACGGATCATTTATTTGAATTTCCGCACATATTTATTTGAATtccatattatattattattattgtgcaTGGATTGtgtgtattatatatatgtcCCGTTGATTTTCtgtgaataattattttttggattttggttaatttatatatatatatatatatatctaattaaGATATTCCATGCAAAAAAACattgtaattattattattattttcttttatgaCATGGGCGCATTGATAAGACTCTGGACCAACACAATAACATGCACATTACGTTAGCCAAATAAATCATACCAGACAAACTATGTGTGTCATATTAATCTAAAAAAAATGTTGATAAGTTGAATTGAGCACCAAACTTAAatgtaaattataaatttactaATATAGATTGTcggttattattttttattaaaattaataaaaaaaattaatgaaagcgACGTTTTGAAAAATTCAATTGATGTTGCTTTTTCAAATGTCAAAGAGCGACCCATTTTGATTTTGCTCTCGTATTTTTTGTATGGCCAAAGTCCAAAAGGGCCCGACTGACCCAATACAAATGTACAATGAATAAATGCAAGTTAAAACCGCGTCCTTTttcttattaaattattttttatgatagAATCATAAtcgttaatattaaaaatatcgtTTTTAACCGTACTTATAAAACGTATAAACCAATAAAATAAGTTCATATGAGTTTTAtttaatatcatgttattatatataatttttttcctcaaaaaaaaaaaattgttcatgaaaaatttaatatacagtAATAGTGGATAataaatgttattatttatttcgTTTCAAAataatgttattattattagtttcaaaaaaaaattgttattatttatttagtagcacatgttttatgaaaaacaataataaattaATCGCTGATGGTTTCTAAAACCCGAGGGTGGGCATCATTTTCCATTAACTACAAATATTGTCCTTGATTGCAAATAATAGAACCCTAGGGTTTCTACTTTCTCGCATCCATTGCTGCGCGCCGTTCACAAGTATTATTTATTCACGCCGTGATATTCTTATCTTGCAGAAGCATTTGCACTCCATTTTATTAGTATAATCTTTTGTGGGTTCGCTTCAAATTCCGATCTTTTGCTCCCggggatgatttttttttttttttgtgtttaaaTTCCTGCGCTTCTTTTCATTTTTCGATCATGCAACCAACATGTATCTTTAATTCACTCCGATTCGGattctactttttttttttaattcatgtTGCCATTATCGATAAGAACTCGCGATGGCTCCATACGAGTCAGCAGCAGTTGCCCATTTCCTTGGCAAATCGTCTGCCGCTTGGAGCCTAGATGAATCGCACCGGTTTGAAGATCCATGAAATCCACAATTTTTCGCTATTTCATGATACAATAAACTGGGGATATTGTTAAAATCCAGATACaattatatgtttaaatatatatttcatagGTTCTTTCATGATTGGCCAGTTTTTCTTTAGACTCCTTCCAAGCCAAGAATTTTTATGGTTCGAAACCATGAAAAATTCAATCTTGCTAATGTGTTTTCTAGATCTCATAGctttgagattttgttggaaatCCATTATCTTTTTGTCTACTGGTACGAGAAAATTGTCCCAAATTTTTTAAACTCCTgtgtttttaagattttattattgtttccaaTCTTGTCTgatcataaaatttaaaactggttatttttctgaattcgcATGGCATTTGATCGGGCACTCAAGTCAGACACGGGGGCTTCGTATCTATGAACAATGGCAAGCTACCTTTTGCACAGTGCCAAAAAATTGCTGCTTATCACGAATGGAGGAAGTTAGCTTCCTTCAAATTTAAAGTAGCTAAATTTACACACAACTTTTGCACAGTGCCTACAAATTTACTTTTTGATGGCATGTTCTTTGTTAAAAATTGCTTCTTGATCTAGAGCAAGTCTAATTTCGTAGTGAATTTTGGTGGGTTTTTCAACAAACTCAGTAGTATGAcagtgcatttcattgcctCAACTTGCTTGATTCATGGCCTCGATGTATCGAGGTCGGATGGATTCGAGATTTTTAACATTTTTGAAGTTAATTATACATTTGTTTGCGGTGATGAGCAGCTAACATGTAAGAAGAGCCAACTTTGTGTTGGTTCTTCAATGAAATTTTCTTGTTAACGCTTGGCTTCTGAGCATTCGATATTCAAGAACTATCAAATATCAAGTCTCCCTGCCATTTGGCACATTTACACCCGTATTTTATAAAGTTTTAGAACTTGTTTCTgggaaaattattaaatatgaaATTACAACATTATTTTTGCTAATAGAATTATGTGCAATAACTATTTTATGTGGAATGGACAACCGGTGGAAGGTCAGGATGGCATCGCCGATGGGACGAGATAGGTCGAACTCAAGCTATTTTAGGGGACTATCCTTATCGTTGATCTGATGACTCATATTTTGTTAAATTGGTGTTACATATCTCTTGAGATATGAACTTTTTGGAATTTGGATTTGGATACATGATCTCATTAACTTCTACTACTGAAATGTTCAATGACCATGGGATAGCTGTGTAAATTGGTAGAAACATGCATACGAGGGGAAAATTGACAATTTGTGATTGGTTAAAAACGAGACATGATGTTGTAGAAGAATGTGAGTTTAATTacaatttaataataaatttttagaaTTCAATTATAGACATCACTTAACTACCTTCAAATTTGCTAATTAATAAAGCTGTTGCAATTATGatataaaaacaaatttttttcaaaatacacattaaatttttttcaaaggaAGCAGCAACATCTCAACCTTGCAGGGTGTTTGGCGTGAATATTGCCCACTAAATGTTGTTCAATGAATTGTACAAGGTTGTGTCCGAATAAAAAGATTGGAAATGTATGAATTTTAAGCGAAGAGATTGGAGAGTTGATTTTGATTGTGATTAATTGGATTGTGGAGAGGAAAAATTCTCTCCAATGTTAATGATAAAAGTTTATCCGTGATTGATTAAGTATCGAAACCTCTTGAAaagcgatttttttttttcccagttTTCTCTTTGATTTCGGTGCGTGagttttaagaaataaaattaatctTTTGACGAACCAACCGATCACTTGCAAGTTTCAGAAttctaataaaattataatagaaTTTCATGAATTTGAAATCATTCCATCATACACAACCTTCAACTGTAACCTAATAGATTTTAGTTTCAATCTAGGGCCTCAAAaatttttatgcaaatttgtGAATAATTCAATTACAACTGATACCAAAGAACCTCTGAAAAATCATCTTCGATGCGTATATAACACTAACCCTTTCGCAGTAGAAAAAAAAGTTATCTTCTTGTGTAGGGTAGTTTCTTGTCTGCTCACGGATTACTACACCAATAAGGAAGCCTGCAGATAACCAAACATATCCCTGTGTAAGTGTTATCCAATCCAGCCTCTTCTTTTGTTCCATGTGCAATTTACCCCAAAAAGCTTCAATCTagattattttaaaaacaaaacaaagtaGCATACTGATAAGCATGAATTTTATAGCTTATTTGGCACTTTATTTTGTCGTATTCGTGCTTATCTGACATTTATATTCTGAGTTTTGTGCATAAATCGTTATATTTTCTATGTTTGTAGGTTTGACTAAGATTTGAAAAGAactgaatattgaagaaaaagtcAAACAATTCAATGCCACGCTGAAACTTGGCCGGAGAACATGGAAAAATCTTAAGTCGCCAAGAAAATTGAAGGAAGGAAATCGCACGGACCCTGTGCATACTTTGGAAGAGGGTTCGTGCATGTTCGAAGCAAAAGACATTGGAAGAAAAAtaatacacggaccccgtgcacagtCTGGAAAAGGGTCCGTGTACCATCGGTTTTTGAGATGTTCGTCACAGAaaaatacacggaccccgtgcaccttCTGAAAGAGGGTCCGTGTGGCTTCGTAAAATGTTTGGGCTGGAGTttttaatgcacggacctaggAACGGACCATGTCCGGGGTCCGTGTACATCGCAAATATGGAAAAAAATAATTCGCGCagaatttgggaattttggaaCTCTGATTATTTTGAGCTACATTGGATATTATTTTGGACGAAAATAAAGGAGGTATAAAAGGGAATCAAGCCCTAATTAGAGAGGACTTTTGAACTTCTGATTTTTGACTGATAGACTTTTGAGAGATTTTCGGGATTTGACAGCTGAGAGCTTGGAAGAGAAGAAACGCGCAACGCAAGCAAGATTCGGCACTATTGCTGagaattttcttttcttctttttctgttttattttattataaattcaaacatgaaacttttgtttgattttattgttatGGAGTAGTCGTCTTTTGACCG
Coding sequences within:
- the LOC140871890 gene encoding abscisic acid receptor PYL2-like; the encoded protein is MDNNQTPQDLTEEEAAVLHPVISAYHTFDEIPNTCTSLVTQRIDAPADSVWPFVRSFDKPQRYKHFIKSCRLIGDGGVGSIREVTVVSGIPASTSTERLEILDDEKHILSFRVVGGEHRLNNYRSVTSVNEFKKGGKVYTIVLESYIVDIPDGNSAEDTKMFTDTVVKLNLQRLGVVAMSSHGNE
- the LOC140872224 gene encoding uncharacterized protein; the encoded protein is MNSAMQNQELMLKESIKHFLQLHKNGSSDFSFFETIFFRLIQTMLDPPVEITWFYSAVTFHAAKSSSQKKDPSTRVLIVKDLLNLYISCSNLSSTSKKIVLLAPVVYELYNVLYDCGKNELSVKHEVHKLLESITDHIMLFAGIHDCGKGVVEFENMTVCFEDLVRVWTADRGGGSRSIGENLTVFFPVLSDRIWKGVNSRHGMQEFVGIVVCEVFLLKLCLNFGSGQSKEDFLKETKNNAVCMIKALRNCFFVDILFKTLLEPCLPVKTLLCSTDEILLRKVLYDAVVLIDYSFYFGRWSHSPDNQPKKLALLWLLVADKAFRFALSANDFATVISYINAFGESQIVTEIIKWAKLQAGIEDPVNRLHIQHPKVLIEWLLILEGYGIRIFDEESLVLANKSMFEPRINFAPNFINLPSYAIDVNEGQEIGDAVDVNNGLEIDDVSTSEDVDVNEGRGVGVDPWGTAHSFANVVAESSKKRKEAFFSDVSDPQPKYAKHGNSPGSFPAGDDFTCGTSDDDMAEA